One Nicotiana tomentosiformis chromosome 4, ASM39032v3, whole genome shotgun sequence genomic window carries:
- the LOC138910382 gene encoding serine/threonine-protein phosphatase 7 long form homolog translates to MEVPPLHPGPASRELLLLQGNHRSSYIWDGQCLSHTFCPRRIDDRWEFIRDHPLHPRIVRRLQDTSFYRIIEITHLQFDWSLITTMIERWQSETHMFHLPIGEATITLEDVEVLFGLPIDGLPVAYPHALRNYRGVHYLHMLQRITCFQPAEETALSGTSRLQLTPVRQHLAVMDAEITDNSPAKDIDRHTRLLLLLMLGGVLFPNTSRNLVSLIFLHHLEWLDGLPGYSWGVAVLVPATSTTEGCDAPPPLFLPFAWRWVDRRGYGREFKARPHLPYYRDLLDLHEGAQRPYNDALIAGLPDYCSYGRAMWSSSVLLIWLNIVEHHAIELVLRQFGRPQLVPIPPTWFKDTLPAG, encoded by the exons atggaggttccccctctgcatcccggacctgcatctcgagagctactgttgctacaggGCAACCATAGGTCTTCATACATCTGGGATGGACAGTGTTTGTCCCATACATTCTGCCCCAGACGTATAGACGATAGgtgggagttcattagggaccacccactccatccccgtatagttagACGCCTTCAGGATACGAGTTTCTATAGGATCATAGAGATCACCCACTTGCAGTTCGACTGGTCGTTGATCACAactatgatagagcggtggcaATCGGAAACGCACATGTTTCATCTACCTATCGGTGAGGCTACCATCACGCTTGAGGACGTGGAGGTTCTCTTCGGGTTGCCGATTGATGGATTACCTGTAGCTTACCCGCATGCTCTTAGAAACTATAGGGGAGTGCATTACCTACATATGTTGCAACGAATCACCTGTTTCCAGCCAGCAGAGGAGACTGCATTGAGTGGGACGAGTCGATTGCAACTGACGCCCGTCCGGCAGCATCTGGCAGTGATGGATGCGGAGATTACGGATAATTCACCGGCGAAGGATATCGACCGGCACACaagattgttgttgttgctgatgCTTGGTGGTGtactgttcccgaacacttcaagaaacctagtcagcttgataTTTCTACATCATCTGGAGTGGCTGGATGGTTTACCTGGTTACAGCTGGGGTGTAGCTGTTCTAG ttccagccacctctaccactGAGGGCTGCGATGCACCACCTCCACTATTTCTCCCTTTTGcttggaggtgggttgataggcgtgGCTACGGACGCGAGTTCAAGGCTCGACCTCATCTTCCCTattacagggatttgttggatttgcatGAAGGCGCGCAG AGGCCATACAACGACGCGCTCatagctggtttgcccgattattgctcctACGGCCGagctatgtggagctcttccgtTCTACTGATATGGCTTaatattgtcgagcatcatgccatAGAGCTAGTCCTTCGCCAATTTGGTCGACCGCAGCTTGTACCTATTCCGCCCACTTGGTTTAAGGACACATTACCAGCAGGATAA